The Drosophila nasuta strain 15112-1781.00 chromosome 2R, ASM2355853v1, whole genome shotgun sequence genome segment TGCAGCGTTGATGATGAGAGTATatgagtatgtgtgttgtgCGAGTATGAGTTTATGGTGGTAGCAATTACATATAAAAAAGCAGCagtcgttgtagttgtagttgttgatttgatggcaattgttgttgttggttcgaTTCGTTTCGTTGTTTTGTAATTGGAGAAAAGAGCAtagttttaattgttgtttgcaCAATTAACgcacaaaaatacatatatacaaatatattacaCACTATATGGATGGATGGAGTGGGGGAGTGGGAGGAGGAGGCGACACCTTTGGCACGAACGATAACACACCTTGCTTACCTTTGGATTGTTGGCCACAATGGGCGGTGGATGATGACCCGGCTCGCCCGGCTCTGGATTCAATTCAACCGCCTTACTTGCTAACAGCTTATTGCGCCAGATCTGTTTCATCTCCTGCAGCACCTGCTCGTCGACGCCCTCATCCAGAAAGGCGTCGCGCACATTCGAGATGACATCTTCAATCACGGCATGATACACTTTCAGCTGTCAAGAGATGAAAACACAGATGAGAACACATCAATGAGATCAATTTTATCTTGCTAGTGCACAAAAACATACACGAACTTCAGATAAGATAAGAAGCTGTGTGTGTAATACAcactgtgtatgtgtgaccAGCCGATTGGAACCGACTAAAGTGAGACCAGCCGAAGAGAGCCGACTGTTGAAGTGAGACCAGCCCACTTTTTTGCGAATCCTGTAAACGCCGCACTGCAATTGTGAAGTTTGCATATCTGTCATAtgcgtaagtgtgtgtgtgtaattcaAGTGCTATTTTTGATTGCAAGCATGGCCGTCTTGCcgcaacacacatacattcttatttacatatggatatgtatgtatgttcgTGCTCACctacatatgcatacatacatacaatacatgaGGGCAGAAAATACACGCAAGTGTAAATTATCAAAAACTAAGATAAGCAGTCGATGCTGATAATGGAGCACAAGCTACAATTTCTTATATTGAATTCTTTGCATGTTGCCATTAATCGAAAACATATGTCACTCACACATACCGCTACATATGTGGTTATTCAGTCGGATCCTTTTTAACATATGGAATgtagttacacacacacacatacatgtattTCTACAATGGCAGACATGCCGCCTCCTTCATGGCAACTTCTCGGTAGACCGAGAAAACTTTCACTTTTCTGGGCAGACGACAATTTTCTTTGCATGTCACAGCTTATCTATTTACCCAATCGATTCATTTGTTGTGTGCATTATTAACTACATGCAGTGTGgtataattgcaattttcacaGTGGTTCTTCTCTGTGCTTTGTTGGTAGAATTGAATACTATAAggcaatattatttatttaagaaaaaaagtacGCATTACCACTGATGTTTGGCATAATGCCATCTGCACTTTTTTCTCCGCCAGTTTGATGCCTTTTTTCTTTGTTACTGCTTGACAAAATTCACTACCAGTcgtattaatttaataaataaaaaacttcgacaaaaaaaaatgaagaaatgcGTCTTGTCTGGTAACCAGACGAATTGTGACAAATTTCctacaaagcaaaaacaacgacTAAGCACAAAAGTATGACCGCATTTGCTTAAGTGGTAAACACCAAATGATGACTCGCTGACAGTAATTTTAAAGTCGCCATGGTTAACACTCACAGTAGTTAACAGCAGTGACAAGCTTTGTTGCCAACTGTTTGACCTAATGTTGTAGCTAAATGAGAATTCGAAAATGTCGAAAAACTAGCCGATTTTCTAAagctaaaatttttaatactattttgtttatcataaattgcaataaatgttattttaatgtCAGTATTCTTTAAAACAGCCaaattttttctcaaaatagTAAATTACTCAGCGCTGCTGACAACTTATGATCGATGGGAGCCcttgatttaattttgaatagcAAAACGAATGTGTTTAAGGTGCTACAAATTTAATACTTCAACAGCTTACAACTCAACaatatatgtgcatatgtacatttttgtagtatattttgtacatcaATCATATTAGCATTATAATGCGTGAATCATTTTAATCAAACTCATCACAATTCTGACGTTCGCTATTAAATTCAAGATCGTCCTCTTCAtcttcgtcatcgtcatcTAAATTGGCGCCAGGCTTATAATCCAAGTCCGAGTCGGCTTCATCGTGGAATGGATCCTCTTCATCTTCATCCGTTTCCGAGTCCAAATGTGCAGCTGCAGTACCATTGGTATTTTGGGTCTGGTTTCGTCGTTGGCGCAAACGATTGCGTATGTTCTGGGCAGAATTGACTAGAGTTGCCCTTGTTTTTAGCAGATTGGCTTCTACTGAATCTTACTTACAATCTGGTGGATGTGAAAACTGCTGAAAATGCGTGGGATTGCGACGATAGCATGCGTTGCCAAACGGACATGCAGGTGTTCCTAGTGGCGGATCTGGAAAACTGGGGCGACGATAGTCGGCGTCACCTGGATGTGCCTCGGCTGCCCGATGTGCCGGATTCAGCCTAAATTCAGAATGCAATTTATTAGGCCAAAGTAAATTTATAACTTAATTTTGTACCTGTAACATCGAATGCCAAATCGACACGAGCGGCGCAAAGTGCTCGAGGAAACCGAGGAATCGGGCTCTGGTGACTGttttctggttgttgttgctggttccGTCTTTACAACAACTGCTGTCGAAATATTCGAGCTTGTGCTTGGGCCATCAACTGTTGCTTCATTTTCTTCCTCTGGCTCCGTCTTGATTACCACTGGAATATTGCTGCTACTTTCAGATGATGCTTCATTTGCAGCGGAGTCCTCGTCTTCcactttttctgttttgatAACTacattttcgttgttgctgtttgttgttggcgctACAGCGTCTTCGGATTTTCGACGTTTATTAGCTTCATGGGTATTTggtttttcttcattttctgACAGTTTTCTTTTAGCAGGTGAAGGGATATTtgaactattattattttcctcAGCGCTCATGTTTACTGCCGTTGTTAAACTGTTGaatgcataaattttatttcacaacGCAAAAGACGCGATTCCAAGAATAATCGATTAACATTAGCAAGGTAGCGATAATTCGATTTTATGTTGTGTTTCCAACGTTTGCCGCCGATAAATTCCAATAACTTTTTCTTTCGaaagtaaattgttttttactATAGTTTCGTTTTTctgaattgcattttaaatactttctataatttcttatattattagttttactgaaacataattttataaaatggaATATATAACCATAAAATCGAAcacttattatttttcatgTCGATCATGTAGAGTAATACTTCGCATTCTCTTTTAGGCtgcaatatacaaatataaacatCGAGAAAAATGTATTCTTTGTACTTAAGGCTGATTGTGGGATTTATTTCGACTTTACATTActacaatatatgtacatacatatatattatgatTCTTCGCTGCATTTCACGTGGGTTCTGTCTAACGCAGCAGCTTCTAAAATAACTTGCATTATCTTATCCTTTGCATACTCGGATGTCTGATCTGTCAATTGTCGCAAACGATCAGCAACAAAATCCCCAAATATTTGTGCCGAATCTTTCATGTTCTTCACTGCAACGGTCACAGCGTTTGTAATCATTTCCTCAtcgatattattattagtgcCATTCAGCTCCTTGTCAATAGGATGATTAGATTGTGTGGTGGATTCATTAGAGAACAGCGCTTGTTCCGGCTCGTACAGTGCCAGACTTTCAATAATCGCTTCATAATCGGGACCACTGTTACCTCTTGTTTCCGTTTTAATTGGATTTGATTTGCTTCGACTGTCAaagctgttgtttttgttgacaCGTTTCGATGTCGAAGCTTTGGGTTTGTAGTCAGGACTGCGATCAAATGACATCTCGTCTTCGTCGTTGCTCTACAATATAAATGTGCATTAAATTGATTGTCAggtctattttctttttcttaatTTGCTTACTGAGTCGTTTCTTTTGATTTCAACTGTGTTACTTCTCTTCATGTGTTTCTTGGTCAGTGCATGAGCGCGCAAGTCACAAATCTTTGTATTAACGCCACATTTGCACATGCGGCACCGAGCTCTGTATGAATCTTCGGGATCTCGACGTAGCCATGGTCGAAATTCTGGCATTTGTAGCCACACTTCTCGCAATTTTTGCTTGTATCTTTTCATTGTGTGGTTTTTCTGTAAAATGATTGTTGTTTGAAAGAGGAATGCTCCTCTTGACACACAGCTGTTCTAACAAATTATGTGTTGGCCAATTATTGGGccaataaaaacatttatttttaaaaccaATTATGCTTTTggcaaaaatagaaatattctAATTAGGGATGACATTAACAAGCCGCATAGTGATGGcaaaaaataagtattatgGTAATCGATTACTCCGACGGCTTTGCTAGTGACATCaatgataaaaaaataaaactggcAACAAAcagttatttattgttattaattgttACTTTATTACTTTCtagaaataatttgatttaaacaAATGTacttatatgtttattttgtgATAGATAACATTAAATCAGTGTAGTACAATTCCTCTAAGTCAAAATGTGAGGTAAAATTACTTACGCTACATGTTTGCCAACACTGGGCATACAACACGTGAAGCAAGAGTTTGTGTTTTATACATCGAgctaaataaatcaaaatgaagACGCCAAAAAGTAAATCAAAGCAAGGTGGTGAATTAAAACCTGAAGAAAATAAGCTAAATATATCCGGGGACAGCAAAGCCgttaaaaagcaaaaggagAAATCGAAGAAACCCAAAACAGTAAAAGCTGCTGCAGTGAAGGAAACCGTTGCCGAGGAAATCAAGAAGACGGCAAAGAATTTATCCGCATCGGATCTGgccaaaattgaaaagaagaaAGCCAAGAAAGAGGCACAAAAACTGAAGAAACAGTTGCGAAAGCAGGCAACAGAAACGTCAAAGGACGCCAAGGAGCCAAAGAAGACGGCAGAAGAAAGTAAAGTCAATAAATCAGATACACCTAAGGAGAAGACTAgtagcaacaataaaaaagaggcaacaaaacaaaaggcgaAACCAAAACGAAATGCTAATGATAAaggtaaatgaaaaattacatCTTATTTGAAGTCAACTTAACAACTACTATGGTTCCTAGATGGCGAGAAGCGAGAGAGGGATCCTGCAGACGAGGCTGCCACTGTATTCGTTGGAAATCTGCCCATTAATACGAAACGCGTGCAAATAACACGTTTGTTCCAATCAATTGGCAAGGTGCAATCAATTCGTCTGCGCACCGCCGGTGGCAAGCAATTGTTTAAGCATAAGCAGCGCAAAGCGGCCGGTTCCTTAAATGCCTATGTGGTGCTCGAGAGTCCAGAGATTGCTGCGAAAGCGCTGTCATTGAACGGATTCGAATTTAAAGAGTGCCATCTGCGCGTGACGCCGGCAGCTAAAGCCAAGGGAGCAGCAGGTGATGTTAGCGATCAAGCTGGATCTGGAGATGCCGATGCCAAGCGCACCGTATTCGTTGGCAATCTGAAATACTGTAAGCAATTATTGTGTTAATgttagttattttttattaacttttgtCTCACAATGTAGCTGCCAATGAGCCCAAGCTGCGAGAGATCTTCTCCAGCTGCGGCGAAATCGACTACATTCGTTGTCTGCAGGATGGCGAAAAGGGCTGCAAAGGTGTCGCCTATGTCTGTTTCCAGAAACCCGATGCAGTCGGACTTGCTCTCGAGCTGAACGAGACTGTGCTGGACGATAGACCCATTCATGTGGAACGCTACTCGGTCAAGAAGCTGGGCGCCAAGCAAGCACGTGATACTGCGGCTGCAAAGTCAGCGGGATCTCAACCGaaatccaaaaataaacagaacTCAGCCGGCGCCAAGAAACGTCTGGATAAAAAGAAACTGAAGGAAAATGGTCAAGGCGCTGGCGTAACTAAAGCTGCAAAGAAATCGGAGTATCGTGGTGTTAAGGTTGATGGCATTAAGAAGAACAATAAGAAACCAAATAAGAAGAAGTCAAACAATGAGATGAGCGCGCTCGCTAAGAAAATTGCGCCAAAGACCAAGACGTAATTTAGTTAATAAGCTCAAGACTATTGatgtaaataatattagaGCAAAGTTTTAAGTAATGactacttttatttttgtattgcatTTCAATAGACCTTTCTGAAATTTGAGCTCTCATTTATTGATTATTCTgaagtatatttcaaatttacattCGTCAACGAGACACATAAATCTATAGCGCTATTTACCTTTACAGGCGTGTAAAGacaatttagaatttattttatttcaatggtACAGAATAAGTAATGACATCCTGTATTTTTTGTACTACATttcaatatcaaaaatatacgcCAAGTAAGTAATAGTGTTGCATAATGTATTTGTTGGAGTCCTTAGCAGTCAGCTTGGCGTCGGGCAATGCATTGCAGTGCTGCATAGCGAGGGCAAGTTAAAATGTATCTAGTAGCCATAGCATTTAGCTTACCGTCTGGCACACTTCATCACATATTCTCAGTCAGCTGTTCAATCTGTAAGCACAGTCAGAAAATTCATGTTCAAAACTTGTGCAATCAAATCTCCAAATAAAACCTAGTTTCTTATAATAGTTGTTTTCAAATTCAGGTAAGCACTCTCAAGTTGTATGCAATCCGGTGCACTTACTCCCACCCAATCGCAGCATGAATGTATGtaaaaatttcaagtttttaCGCATCGCGCAACTTTGCATACGCAACTTTAGCGGCAGCAATCGCTTGACGGCCGCAGCGGGTGCACTTGGGGCAAGGGGGTCCTCCAACGGTGGCTTCATCTTAGAGCCGCTCACCACACGCGAACTGATACGTGTGCATGGTGCCGAAGCGGTGCCCTTCCTACAGGGTCTCGTGACAAACGATGTATCGCGCCTTCAGGAGCCTCATGGAGCCGCCTCGATCTATGCCCTGTTTCTTAATCGTAACGGTCGTGTGATGTACGACACGATCATATATCGCACCAACGATCCCGACACATTTCTGTTGGAATGCGATCGCGATGCCTCCTCCGACTTTCGTCGACATTTGCGCACATATCGGGTGCGCAAACGCATTGATATCGACACCGTGGACGATGAATATGTGCCCTGGGTGCTCTACAAcgagcagaagcaacagcatcTTGTATCGGCTAGCAAATCAAATGATTTGTTTGTCACGACCGATCCGCGAATCGATGGCCTTGGCACCCGAATTCTTGCGCCCACTGATCTCGATCAGGGCGCTCTCAGCAAGCGATTGTGGCGGAACCATGAAGTTGTGGCTGCGCCGCACACCAGTGATGACAACTATCAGCTATTGCGTTACAAACAGGGCATTGGCGAGGGCATCGAAGAGTTGCCGCCAGGCAAATGTTTTCCTCTCGAAGCGAACGCCGATTATTTGAATGGCGTCAGTTTCAACAAGGGCTGCTATGTGGGTCAGGAGCTTACGGCGCGTGTGCATCATTCTGGAGTCATACGCAAACGTTATATGCCCGTGCGTTTTACGGCGCCCGTCAGCTCCCAATTATACCGTGAAATCAGTGGCTGGCGCCAATCTTGGACGTGTCTTGGGCCATTCACAGAATCGTGGCGTTGCCTTGTTGCGCATTGAACCGGTGTTGGGTGGCCAACAACAGTTGGTGCTAGATGGCGAACGCTGCTACGTGGATCGTCCACAATGGTGGCCCAATGATGCGGTCAGCAACAAGCGCATGTTTGCTGCCGTCGAATGACCTACggcaaaacaaacgaaaaatactgagacggcaacagcaacaaaaaacagataACTGAATTTATTGTATGTGAAAtgaatgtgtatatatattatttttaggcTAGATCACAATATTAGTAAAGATTCTCAATTTGAACAGTCGAAAGTGCAAGTTCTCGTTTGCTACTTTGTTGCAGTGTGTCTATTGCCATGTCAGAGGAACCATCCACATCATCCAGCAGTGCCATTGATGAGCAGCCAGATGAAGACGAGGACTTATTGCTTAAAGATGATGCCGCTGAGATTGAACGCTTACAGTTGCCTATCCAGTCTCAGGagccacagcagcaggaggaggatGACGAACGCATTGCCAGAATTGAGTTtcgctgcagttgctgtgACATGCATGAATTGGTCCATTATTATGGCCGTGAGCCTCCTTTTGCCCTTGGCATTCTGTTTCGCGAGGACACCTATGTGATGCGTGACCCATTTCAGGCGCCGCCGCCACGTTGGCAAACGAAGGCTGAATATTATATAGCTATGGGCGTCAACTGCGCGAACTGCTCGATAGTCGTTTGCAAGGATTCCAGTTGCAGTTTCTACTACACAAAAACCTTATGCCTGCCCTGTGGCGCTGAGGAGCTTAAGTCTTGGCCAGTGGAGGCTCAAACGCGGTTACGCAAGCAACTGGCGGCGGCTAAGGAAAGCGGTTTATTAAAGTAGACGTAATATGTTTAAAACGATTGTAATTTAACTAAAGAATAGGCATTTTAAATTGCCCGCGTTTCATTCGGCAGCCCTGGTATTTATGAAAACACAAAGCAGCTGATCGGGTTATCGATACATAGTTACTCTCAAAGTGTACAGTTTGACTTAACGCGTCGTTGCGGTAGAGCAATTGAAAGTTGCAAAGGTCCTTTTGAAGGACTAAAAATACAatgataatataaatttgGACACTTCTTTTTAACAAGTAAGTAGTATTATATTGTTGcgtcaataataaataatgtcaAGAAACGGCTTGAACCAAAACACAAAGAATAAGTTTTGATACAGTGACAAATTAAACcaatattgattaaaattatttcattacatatatattttttataatcaaTCAAGAAGGGGTATCCGTatttctttagtatattttttggtataaaatAGTGTATATGTTAATTAATGCTTGCGGTCACGCTGATAACATGCATCAATCGCTCATTCTTTCAGTTAATTCGGCAGTGAGCGTCCTACGATTAAGACGTTTTGTATGTTCGCGTCGCAAGTGCAGCGCGTCGCGTCTTTGTCCAATTTATTCTCGTCGCCGCCCTCTCGCTTCTTCATGTGTGCGTTTTGTGTTGTGTACggcgattttatttattgaaaaaaaaaaaaaatttttgcttaaattgaatgcaatgTAATGAGTAAGAGTGTTATTCAATATTTGTGAAAACGGTGAATATTTCATCAACAGACTCGTATGTCAACGCAGTTCATGAGAATTTGACATTTAACTTGATGTCGTTGTTGccgttagttgttgttgtttgttgttactGTGGTTAGCCGCTGCAGGttagaaacaaaaaaaagagcaaagaaaaaaaatataagacaattggcgttggcgttggccgCTTGTGGGCCAAATTCGCGGACACGGACGCACCCACCCAAGTCCAAAAACCCCAATTCCAATTTGCTGTGTAACTGGcttgtgtctatgtgtgtgtgccagtgtGTGAGCTAGTTGTGGGTccaagtgtgagtgtgtgtgtgtgtgtacggtGCAGGGCAGGGGGAAGGAGCATGGGCTGCCCAGCCGGTTTCGCTGCGCGAGTTAATTGACAAtatacacaacaaaacaaaacctaaaaaacaaaaaaaaaacaacaccaaACAAATATGAAGAAAGAAGCAAGCATAAAAAGCGAATGAGCAAATATCGCATATAATAAAGCATGCAACACAATCATCAttatcaccatcatcatcatcgtaaTCATCAAGCAAACAAGACTGcaaacaaatgtttaaatatttttgtttcattgATGACATGTGTTTAAAGTGAAGAGCGCTAATCGAAAAGAATCctcatcatcataatcatgATGTTTGGCCGGGCAACGAATGAGACGACGACGATAGCTTAgttctatatttaaatacaccCGAACACAACAGACGCTTCGATTGGCCGCCAAAAGCAAATCAGCCACCGCCCGCCCATCCCTCTTCCCACCTCCAATTCACAGCCCCACACCAAGT includes the following:
- the LOC132787475 gene encoding uncharacterized protein LOC132787475; translated protein: MKRYKQKLREVWLQMPEFRPWLRRDPEDSYRARCRMCKCGVNTKICDLRAHALTKKHMKRSNTVEIKRNDSSNDEDEMSFDRSPDYKPKASTSKRVNKNNSFDSRSKSNPIKTETRGNSGPDYEAIIESLALYEPEQALFSNESTTQSNHPIDKELNGTNNNIDEEMITNAVTVAVKNMKDSAQIFGDFVADRLRQLTDQTSEYAKDKIMQVILEAAALDRTHVKCSEES
- the LOC132785333 gene encoding aprataxin and PNK-like factor isoform X1, coding for MSAEENNNSSNIPSPAKRKLSENEEKPNTHEANKRRKSEDAVAPTTNSNNENVVIKTEKVEDEDSAANEASSESSSNIPVVIKTEPEEENEATVDGPSTSSNISTAVVVKTEPATTTRKQSPEPDSSVSSSTLRRSCRFGIRCYRLNPAHRAAEAHPGDADYRRPSFPDPPLGTPACPFGNACYRRNPTHFQQFSHPPDFNSAQNIRNRLRQRRNQTQNTNGTAAAHLDSETDEDEEDPFHDEADSDLDYKPGANLDDDDEDEEDDLEFNSERQNCDEFD
- the LOC132787472 gene encoding RNA-binding protein 34, whose translation is MKTPKSKSKQGGELKPEENKLNISGDSKAVKKQKEKSKKPKTVKAAAVKETVAEEIKKTAKNLSASDLAKIEKKKAKKEAQKLKKQLRKQATETSKDAKEPKKTAEESKVNKSDTPKEKTSSNNKKEATKQKAKPKRNANDKDGEKRERDPADEAATVFVGNLPINTKRVQITRLFQSIGKVQSIRLRTAGGKQLFKHKQRKAAGSLNAYVVLESPEIAAKALSLNGFEFKECHLRVTPAAKAKGAAGDVSDQAGSGDADAKRTVFVGNLKYSANEPKLREIFSSCGEIDYIRCLQDGEKGCKGVAYVCFQKPDAVGLALELNETVLDDRPIHVERYSVKKLGAKQARDTAAAKSAGSQPKSKNKQNSAGAKKRLDKKKLKENGQGAGVTKAAKKSEYRGVKVDGIKKNNKKPNKKKSNNEMSALAKKIAPKTKT
- the LOC132785333 gene encoding aprataxin and PNK-like factor isoform X2, whose amino-acid sequence is MSAEENNNSSNIPSPAKRKLSENEEKPNTHEANKRRKSEDAVAPTTNSNNENVVIKTEKVEDEDSAANEASSESSSNIPVVIKTEPEEENEATVDGPSTSSNISTAVVVKTEPATTTRKQSPEPDSSVSSSTLRRSCRFGIRCYRLNPAHRAAEAHPGDADYRRPSFPDPPLGTPACPFGNACYRRNPTHFQQFSHPPD
- the LOC132787476 gene encoding cysteine-rich DPF motif domain-containing protein 1, yielding MSEEPSTSSSSAIDEQPDEDEDLLLKDDAAEIERLQLPIQSQEPQQQEEDDERIARIEFRCSCCDMHELVHYYGREPPFALGILFREDTYVMRDPFQAPPPRWQTKAEYYIAMGVNCANCSIVVCKDSSCSFYYTKTLCLPCGAEELKSWPVEAQTRLRKQLAAAKESGLLK
- the LOC132787474 gene encoding LOW QUALITY PROTEIN: putative transferase CAF17 homolog, mitochondrial (The sequence of the model RefSeq protein was modified relative to this genomic sequence to represent the inferred CDS: deleted 1 base in 1 codon), with translation MNVCKNFKFLRIAQLCIRNFSGSNRLTAAAGALGARGSSNGGFILEPLTTRELIRVHGAEAVPFLQGLVTNDVSRLQEPHGAASIYALFLNRNGRVMYDTIIYRTNDPDTFLLECDRDASSDFRRHLRTYRVRKRIDIDTVDDEYVPWVLYNEQKQQHLVSASKSNDLFVTTDPRIDGLGTRILAPTDLDQGALSKRLWRNHEVVAAPHTSDDNYQLLRYKQGIGEGIEELPPGKCFPLEANADYLNGVSFNKGCYVGQELTARVHHSGVIRKRYMPVRFTAPVSSQYTVKSVAGANLGRVLGHSQNRGVALLRIEPVLGGQQQLVLDGERCYVDRPQWWPNDAVSNKRMFAAVE